In Bactrocera neohumeralis isolate Rockhampton chromosome 5, APGP_CSIRO_Bneo_wtdbg2-racon-allhic-juicebox.fasta_v2, whole genome shotgun sequence, the genomic window cacagaGATCAAAAAATCTTGATTTTTAGCTCTTGGAATAATAGAAGTCATGTAACGTACTCAACCCACTCAGCGAACTAATCAGaagattgtaaatttttaaaagtgatctcaatttcctactcacaTTATAAATCATATTccttcataattaattttactttgagTGCCATCTCTGTGTGAAATTTGTTATATTCCTAAGAGAATCTTAGTCTGGCAACTTTAACTGAACTCAGACTAAGTCTGGCAGTGCTCTTTCGCGAAGCTGACAAacactttttcatttattgtaattattgcCGCAATTCATTGTAGTTTAGTTTTTATCAGAGcttgtgaaatataaatattacagcAAAATGTCTGCACGTTATGATCGCGCTGTAACTATCTTCTCCCCAGATGGTCATTTGTTACAAGTGGAATATGCACAGGAAGCAGTGCGTCGAGGATCTTCTGCTGTAAGTGACCTTAACCTCCCTTGTCCATACTTATCCTTTTCAATCTCGACCAAATACTACAgcttattaacaaaattttcaggtTGGAGTTCGAGGAAAAGATGTGGTTGTGTTGGgtgtagaaaaaaaatcaatgccTACTTTGCAATTAGATCGGACAGTTCAGAAAATTTGTACATTGGATGAACATGTAATCATTGCATTTGCCGGTTTAACTGCTGATGCTCGTATTCTTATTAATCGAGCTAGAGTCGAATGTCAAAGTCACAAATTGAATGTTGAGGATCCCGTCACCTTGGAATATATAACACGGTAAggttgaattaaatatataaatatcggACAAAATTTACATCGAACTTAAATTATAACTTATTAGGTACATTgctcaattaaaacaaaaatacacacaGAGCAATGGTAGACGACCCTTTGGAATATCGTGTTTGATCGCTGGATTCGACAGTAATGGTGAACCACATCTTTACCAGACTGAACCTTCtggaaattattatgaatgGAAAGCCAATGCCGTTGGTCGTGCTGCAAAAACCGTTCGCGAGTACTTAGAAAAGCACTACAAAGAGGAAAGCGTTGCAGAAGAAGACTCGGCAGTGAGGCTCACAATAAAAGCGCTTCGTGAGGTAGCACAGTCCAGTGGGAATTTAGAAATTGTTGTAatgaaaaaagcagaaaaaccTGGTGATGCACCAAAATTGGTTACACTTTCTGCGGAAGAAGTAAAAAAACACGTTGAAGCTATTAagcaagaaaaagaagaaaacgagAAGAAAAGCcagaaaaagtaaatattttttggatccTTATCACATACCTTtgctttttcttaaactaaaagtttatgtaatcggaaataaaatatattaaataaagatttgtacAATCAACGTCATTATATTCTTtcgtatatacaaaaatatcacaTTGGCTTactttatataaacatacattttatatcttattttaaaTGAGATCACTAGGAGATAGCTGTGATTCACCTTCtgctaaataaatttgcattgctttatataataaagatattccaaacatttttttctcctTCATGGTCCAAGTCTGCGCTGGGCCGTAGTAGTCTCCACGCTTGTGATTTGTTAAATGCTGTATCCCAAAGGCATCAATTATAGCCGCCTCGCGAGTATAAGCTTCTGAAGGCAATATATTGTGAAAAACGTGAAGGCACACCACACCCTTTCCGCATCTCCAAATATCCAGAATCCGTTCCAACTTCTTGTTATCCAAAGGCTTTTGAacatttgctttaaaaatatctaGACAAAGCGTCTGTTTCCTTatagctataaaaaatatatttaactataCAATTCATATCCAATTGATTATGATTTACATGAAGCTTTCCCCCGCTGGGACTGTACTAAATCTGTTCTGGAATTAGTAATCTTCTGGTGACTATGAACTCGGGAATGTAACTTCATAGCTTCATATAAATGGGAGTACGGACGAGAAGTTTTCCCTTTTCCAACATAGAACACTGATTCAAGGAAGCGCACCCACGCTTTATGCCTCTCTATATACTGtgtatgagaaaaatatttaattatttataaaaatgcctTTGATTAGAAAACGTACCAGGCTTTCTCCGGGTAAATTGCAAGAAATTCGCGGATCTATTagcatatatataaaactttgcTTAAGATGACCTTCTctcattttatgtttattttgtaaattagcAAAGTATTCAGTCGACTTACATTCATACTTGTGGTACTCTGGTATTAGGGCAAAATGTTCCGGAGAACGTATAGTCCGTTGCAATTCCACAGATAATTCTAATTCAATCGAAACCAATTAACAACAGATAtagataatataataatatatgttcaAAATTATATACTTGCACACTCTGTGgcgttttgttttccatttgtaTTTATCTGTTGGAGATCCGgagcatttcttttatattttataagtcTTTTTATGTAAAGTCGTTTTGTACTCTTTGTTATTGgacctttaaaaatatttattagtttaataATTAAGCATTACGCGTATACATAAATACTACATAATTAGTTACCAGGAGGATCGCCAAACTGAGCCAGTTCAGCACGCAGTTCATCAGTTTCATAATCCAAAATGTGTGTCTCATTAGTCGATACAGTACTGTCCAAATTTTGTTGTTcacttaaaaatcaatttaaatattatataaacatttaaaacatgtatttgtaaaattttattttagtaccaATTAGTAGCACTCTTCTGACTACTGAGAAGTTTAGTTTCGTAAAAGACTAGCCCATTCTCATCATCGGTATGAACGTAAGCTTCCGCCATTTGTAGTATATAATCCCCTGATGGATTTttgtcagattttttttttaaatatttctttggtGAGTTTTTCAAAGGTTGTTTCTTAATACTTCCACTGAGTTCGTTCTCAATTATTGGGGGCACTGTATGATAACTACTATCTAGGTCTGGTTCTTGATCCAATACATGGGCCTGGGCAGCTTTTTGTATTATGGCACCCAAAGAGAGATTTGAGATCATAATCGGATTGGTTTCAGATTCGTTGTCTTCAGATACTGTTTTCGCATTTTCTTGTAAAATAGTGTTAGTGAAATTCAGGTGATCACTTTTCATTACTTCGTCTACCATTTCATCTACATCTGAGTAACACCTCAAAATAGACCTTTTAGCACGTGATAACTCAACTTTCTTTCGCCATGCTTCGATCATTGAAATACAGGAACGATCTAAATTAGATGTCTTAGAAAGTTCCTTCAAATTTTTCTCAGTGAGGTGAAATACATTAACAGAAGATTGCCTATCAGTAGATTCCTTTTCTTGATCTTCCTGTACATAAAATGATTGTCAAATTAACTTTATgatatataggtatataagGAATACCTTAGTATTTGAATCTGGCACTTCTAACTTCTCACATTCGAAGTCACGTGATTTATTTTTAGAGTTTGGTGGAGATCCAATAGATGGAAATATCGGTTGTGGTCGGTGTCGACGAtgagttatatttatataatacggAGATGTCACATCATAATTGTAGTGTACACGGTTCGGTGTGTACTTATTGTTTGGTGCATCAGGGTTTCCTGAGTCATTATTACGAACATTAGAAAGCATTCTGTTAACAGGTGTCACATTGgaatcttcttctttttgtttatttgattcTCCTCTGGTTGAATAATTGTCTTTATCAGAAACATATTCTGTGGATCTTTTACGCACGAGTTCatatttatgttg contains:
- the LOC126759211 gene encoding uncharacterized protein LOC126759211 isoform X3 produces the protein MSDPDMTKFQVDQRSNFISLILLDALEDGNESDIYAIIAKNKVDASYVPIERGISPLHYACGMDNAAVAVDIIKIFLEGGADANVRSNENMTPLHVAAIFGRVDIVVLLLKYGARHDLLDDERKTPIHYAIEECHFDVLEVIRDHIFQHKYELVRKRSTEYVSDKDNYSTRGESNKQKEEDSNVTPVNRMLSNVRNNDSGNPDAPNNKYTPNRVHYNYDVTSPYYINITHRRHRPQPIFPSIGSPPNSKNKSRDFECEKLEVPDSNTKEDQEKESTDRQSSVNVFHLTEKNLKELSKTSNLDRSCISMIEAWRKKVELSRAKRSILRCYSDVDEMVDEVMKSDHLNFTNTILQENAKTVSEDNESETNPIMISNLSLGAIIQKAAQAHVLDQEPDLDSSYHTVPPIIENELSGSIKKQPLKNSPKKYLKKKSDKNPSGDYILQMAEAYVHTDDENGLVFYETKLLSSQKSATNCEQQNLDSTVSTNETHILDYETDELRAELAQFGDPPGPITKSTKRLYIKRLIKYKRNAPDLQQINTNGKQNATECAKLSVELQRTIRSPEHFALIPEYHKYEYPRISCNLPGESLYIERHKAWVRFLESVFYVGKGKTSRPYSHLYEAMKLHSRVHSHQKITNSRTDLVQSQRGKASSIRKQTLCLDIFKANVQKPLDNKKLERILDIWRCGKGVVCLHVFHNILPSEAYTREAAIIDAFGIQHLTNHKRGDYYGPAQTWTMKEKKMFGISLLYKAMQIYLAEGESQLSPSDLI
- the LOC126759211 gene encoding uncharacterized protein LOC126759211 isoform X1, translated to MSDPDMTKFQVDQRSNFISLILLDALEDGNESDIYAIIAKNKVDASYVPIERGISPLHYACGMDNAAVAVDIIKIFLEGGADANVRSNENMTPLHVAAIFGRVDIVVLLLKYGARHDLLDDERKTPIHYAIEECHFDVLEVIRDHIFQHKYELVRKRSTEYVSDKDNYSTRGESNKQKEEDSNVTPVNRMLSNVRNNDSGNPDAPNNKYTPNRVHYNYDVTSPYYINITHRRHRPQPIFPSIGSPPNSKNKSRDFECEKLEVPDSNTKEDQEKESTDRQSSVNVFHLTEKNLKELSKTSNLDRSCISMIEAWRKKVELSRAKRSILRCYSDVDEMVDEVMKSDHLNFTNTILQENAKTVSEDNESETNPIMISNLSLGAIIQKAAQAHVLDQEPDLDSSYHTVPPIIENELSGSIKKQPLKNSPKKYLKKKSDKNPSGDYILQMAEAYVHTDDENGLVFYETKLLSSQKSATNCEQQNLDSTVSTNETHILDYETDELRAELAQFGDPPGPITKSTKRLYIKRLIKYKRNAPDLQQINTNGKQNATECAKLSVELQRTIRSPEHFALIPEYHKYECKSTEYFANLQNKHKMREGHLKQSFIYMLIDPRISCNLPGESLYIERHKAWVRFLESVFYVGKGKTSRPYSHLYEAMKLHSRVHSHQKITNSRTDLVQSQRGKASSIRKQTLCLDIFKANVQKPLDNKKLERILDIWRCGKGVVCLHVFHNILPSEAYTREAAIIDAFGIQHLTNHKRGDYYGPAQTWTMKEKKMFGISLLYKAMQIYLAEGESQLSPSDLI
- the LOC126759215 gene encoding proteasome subunit alpha type-7-B, translating into MSARYDRAVTIFSPDGHLLQVEYAQEAVRRGSSAVGVRGKDVVVLGVEKKSMPTLQLDRTVQKICTLDEHVIIAFAGLTADARILINRARVECQSHKLNVEDPVTLEYITRYIAQLKQKYTQSNGRRPFGISCLIAGFDSNGEPHLYQTEPSGNYYEWKANAVGRAAKTVREYLEKHYKEESVAEEDSAVRLTIKALREVAQSSGNLEIVVMKKAEKPGDAPKLVTLSAEEVKKHVEAIKQEKEENEKKSQKK
- the LOC126759211 gene encoding uncharacterized protein LOC126759211 isoform X2 codes for the protein MHWRMETKAKNKVDASYVPIERGISPLHYACGMDNAAVAVDIIKIFLEGGADANVRSNENMTPLHVAAIFGRVDIVVLLLKYGARHDLLDDERKTPIHYAIEECHFDVLEVIRDHIFQHKYELVRKRSTEYVSDKDNYSTRGESNKQKEEDSNVTPVNRMLSNVRNNDSGNPDAPNNKYTPNRVHYNYDVTSPYYINITHRRHRPQPIFPSIGSPPNSKNKSRDFECEKLEVPDSNTKEDQEKESTDRQSSVNVFHLTEKNLKELSKTSNLDRSCISMIEAWRKKVELSRAKRSILRCYSDVDEMVDEVMKSDHLNFTNTILQENAKTVSEDNESETNPIMISNLSLGAIIQKAAQAHVLDQEPDLDSSYHTVPPIIENELSGSIKKQPLKNSPKKYLKKKSDKNPSGDYILQMAEAYVHTDDENGLVFYETKLLSSQKSATNCEQQNLDSTVSTNETHILDYETDELRAELAQFGDPPGPITKSTKRLYIKRLIKYKRNAPDLQQINTNGKQNATECAKLSVELQRTIRSPEHFALIPEYHKYECKSTEYFANLQNKHKMREGHLKQSFIYMLIDPRISCNLPGESLYIERHKAWVRFLESVFYVGKGKTSRPYSHLYEAMKLHSRVHSHQKITNSRTDLVQSQRGKASSIRKQTLCLDIFKANVQKPLDNKKLERILDIWRCGKGVVCLHVFHNILPSEAYTREAAIIDAFGIQHLTNHKRGDYYGPAQTWTMKEKKMFGISLLYKAMQIYLAEGESQLSPSDLI